A single Marinitoga aeolica DNA region contains:
- a CDS encoding Rossmann-like domain-containing protein, whose translation MALSKKLYKKALENISEDIYVEDFVIGIGETAVKLSDGRTGFVATNREDTLGKCEEFYKCMGLDGKPESKAEVGMKVKDLLDVGLFSGDPLLRSVSYAAVNAIFNKNPERFVKGDTLELMEFNKKDIVGIVGEITPFVDALRPKVWDVLIFDRQRRHDQILPDWAIIEMLPKCTAVIITGTTIVNGTIDYILNYINTDRVAIAGPSTIMVEDVFPVKILSGSYIEDSEKLFDLIKKGAGTRTLFRSGAARKVNLVF comes from the coding sequence GCATTAGAAAACATTTCGGAAGATATATATGTTGAAGATTTTGTTATTGGTATTGGTGAAACTGCTGTTAAATTAAGCGATGGCAGAACAGGATTTGTCGCTACAAATCGCGAAGATACTTTGGGTAAATGTGAAGAATTTTACAAATGTATGGGGTTAGATGGGAAACCTGAAAGTAAGGCTGAAGTTGGAATGAAAGTAAAAGACCTATTAGATGTCGGTTTGTTTTCTGGGGATCCATTATTAAGATCTGTTTCATATGCAGCTGTAAATGCTATTTTTAATAAAAATCCAGAAAGATTTGTTAAAGGAGACACTTTAGAATTAATGGAATTTAATAAGAAAGATATTGTAGGTATTGTTGGAGAAATAACTCCATTTGTAGATGCTTTAAGACCAAAAGTTTGGGATGTTTTAATTTTTGATAGGCAGAGAAGACATGATCAAATATTGCCAGATTGGGCAATAATTGAAATGCTTCCAAAGTGCACAGCTGTAATTATTACAGGAACAACTATAGTAAATGGAACTATTGATTATATACTAAATTATATAAATACTGATAGAGTAGCTATAGCAGGACCTTCTACAATAATGGTAGAAGATGTATTTCCGGTAAAAATATTATCTGGATCATATATTGAAGACTCAGAAAAATTATTTGATTTAATAAAAAAAGGTGCAGGCACCAGAACGTTATTTAGAAGCGGTGCTGCACGCAAAGTAAATTTAGTATTTTAA